A genomic segment from Nicotiana sylvestris chromosome 1, ASM39365v2, whole genome shotgun sequence encodes:
- the LOC138869776 gene encoding uncharacterized protein: MDCETIKITHQVSAIVHSIAPKLEDPAAFTIPCTIGSADFAKALCDLEASINLMPYSVFKTLAIGQPRATSMRFQMADRTLKRPLGIIDDVLVRVDKFILPADFVILDYKVDYEVPIILGRPFLATGKALVDVEAGELTFRVGDEKVVFHVCKSMRQPNSTEVCSFVDLVMKVKIDDTSAMINVEDPLEAILLNHDVTEDEGLVECVNALHGMGSYFYEPRKLSLDLENRKTPPTKPSIEEPPILELKPLPPHIRYEFLSPCSTLPVILSSCLTNMQVDATLEELQRRKRAIRWTLADTRGISPAFCMHKIIHEEDAKPSVEHQRRLNEAM, encoded by the coding sequence atggattgtgagaccatcaaaataactcatcaagtgagtgctattGTACACTCTATagctccaaagcttgaagatcccgccgcatttaccattccatgtaccattgggagtgcagattttGCCAAGGCCTTATGTGATTTGGAAGCgagtataaatttgatgccatacTCTGTCTTCAAAACTTTGGCTATTGGTCAACCGAGAGCTACTTCAATGAGATTTCAAATGGCCGATAGAACATTGAAGAGGccgcttggtattattgatgatgttcttgtccgggtggacaagtttattttgcctgctgattttgtgatcctcgACTACAAAGTCGACTATGAGGTGCCGATAATATTGGGAAGGCCTTTCCTAGCAacagggaaggcattggttgatgtggaagcaggggaactcacctttcgggtgggtgacgaaaaagttgtcttccatgtgtgcaaatcaatgaggcaaccgaATAGTACTGAGGTTTGTTCTTTTGTGGATCTGGTGATGAAGGTGAAAATTGATGACACAAGTGCCATGATCAATGTAGAGGATCCTTTGGAAGCGATATTGTTGAACCATGATGTGACCGAGGATGAAGGCTTGGTAGAGTGTGTCAATGCCTTGCACGGAATGGGTTCTTACTTCTATGAACCCCGTAAACtctccttggatcttgagaatagaaagactccaccaacaaagccctcaattgaggaacctcctatattggagttgaagcctttacCTCCACAcatcaggtatgaattcttgagcccttgttcaactttacctgttattctttcttcttgccttactaacatgcaggtagatgccaccctTGAGGAGCTTCAAAGAAGGAAGAGAGCAATTAGATGGACTCTTGCTGATactcgggggataagccccgccttttgcatgcacaagattatacaTGAGGAAGATGCCAAACCCtctgtggaacatcaaaggaggttgaacgaggcaatgtaa